Sequence from the Pedobacter sp. D749 genome:
CTTTCCATTGCAATCAGGGCTAGATAGGTTAGGGCGGTGGCATGGAAACCCCTCATAGTAGCCACAGGCAGGTGTAATCTAAACCTGACAGCCGCGGCAGCCCCGGATTTTTCATCTGGGCTAAAGCAAATGGCAGGACTGTTTCAAAAAAGAATTACTGCAATTGCTTTTCAAATTATAAAGACTGATAATAAAGCATCGATACATTCTAATTTGAGATTCTAGAGTTGACAACTTTACCACCACCGTGCCGATGAAAGTTGTCAACTCTTTTAAACGATTTATCCCCTCAAAAACGCAAACAAAAAACTGTTCACTGCAAACTAAAAATAATTACTTATTTTTGTGGTTCAATTATGCAGCAAATAAAAACATCATTCGATTTTGAAAAACCTATTGCCGATTTAGTTCAGCAGATAGAAAAGGTTAAGCAAGTTGCCGAAAAAACTAAGGTAGATATGTCTGCCACTTTAGACGAGCTTGATGGTAAATTAGATGAAACTACCAATAACTTATATAAAAATTTAACCGGTTGGAATAAGGTTCAGATGAGCCGTCACCCAGATCGTCCACAAACTCTTGATTACATTAACATGATCTGCGATGATTTTATCGAGATGCATGGTGACAGAACGGTTAAGGATGACAAGGCGATTATCGGTGGTTTTGCTTCCATCAATGGTCAAACGGTAATGGTTATTGGTCACCAAAAGGGTAAAAACACCAAAGAGCGTCAGTTCCGCAATTTTGGTATGGCCAACCCCGAAGGTTACCGTAAAGCTTTACGTTTAATGCGCTTGGCTGAAAAGTTTAATAAACCGGTTGTCTCATTTATCGATACAATGGGTGCTTATCCTGGTTTAGAGGCAGAAGAGCGTGGACAAGGTGAAGCTATTGCCAGAAACTTACTGGAAATGTCTATCCTTCGCGTGCCGATTATTTGTGTTGTAGTAGGTGAAGGTGCTTCCGGAGGTGCTTTGGGCATCGGTATCGGTGATAAGGTATATATGTTAGAACACACCTGGTACTCGGTAATCTCTCCTGAATCTTGCTCATCTATTTTGTGGAGAAGCTGGGATTTTAAAGAGAAAGCTGCTGAATGTTTGAAATTGACTTCCGATGATATGTTTGGCAACAAATTAATCGATGGCATTATCCCAGAACCCCTTGGTGGCGCTCACCAGGATCCGGAGTTAATGGGTAAAACTTTAAAAGATTACCTAATTAAAGATTTAGCTGCTTTAGGTAAACTAAAAACAGATAAACTGATCGAACAACGAATTGATAAATTCTGTGCGATGGGTGTTGTAAACGAATAATCATTAACTAAAATAAATTTGAATCCTGTTTGGCAATGCTAAACGGGATTTTTTTGTGCGCTCACGCTCGTTTCTAACGAGCGTGTAAATAGTTTACCGTATTTTACGGTGTTAGTATCGATATATTTAGCTTGCTTTACGATATAATCGTAAAGCTATTGCTGCACTCGTTTCTAACGAGCGCAAGCAATTCAATAAATATTAATCAATGTCTAGTAATTCAATTTCTATTAGTCCTCCAAGCCCGTGATAATTAGACGCTGAACTATAAATATAATGTTCAGCTTCAGATACTATTCCAGCTCTAATTGGATTTTGATGAATGTAATTTAACTTTTGGAATGTAAAATCTGAACTGATTAATTCAACAGCATGGTAACCGTCTTGCCAAACCTTATAATTCTCAATTCTTGTCAGGTATTTGCCTGCAAATTCAAATTTATTCAGCAGCCACTTTTTCCTGCTTTCATTTCCTGAAGTAATCTCTTCGATAATCGCCCTATTCGTAAACTTCTTAAAATCTCTAATAATTTCAAAAAGCTTTACATCTCCACTCGCAGAGGCAATGAGATGTATATGATTGGTCATCAGGCAATATGTGTAAAGTGTTAATCCTTTGTTGGATTGGCAGTATTTCAGTGAATTAATAATAATTTCTTTATACGATGAACGGGTGAATATATCTACCCAATCCACAATCGTAAAAGTTAAAAAATAAATGCCTTCCGGATCTCTTGCTTGGTATTGGTTTGACATATATTAAAAGTATTTATTTATTCAGAAAAATCATAATTGCTCACGCTCGTTTCTAACGAGCGTGTAGATAGCTGGTTGTGTTTATGACCTATCCGAAATTTAGATTTATATCATCCTTACGATAAAATCGTAAGGCTATTACTGCACTCGTTAGAAACGAGCGCAAGCAAAAAACGAACGCAAACGCAAATAAAAAAAGCAGCTACAAATTAATGCAGCTGCTTTGTAAAGTATTTTAAGATTCGCTTATTATTGTGGACCCTGTTGAGGAAAAAACATCGACAAACGGCTTTCTAAACTGTTGAAGGTTTTCTGTAGCTTATCGCTCAATTTATCCTGACCTGCAGCTTTACTTGTTTTAATCATTCTGTCCAGATAATATAAGCCGGTTTGAATGTTCTGAGATCCGGTTAAACCTTTTGATTGTGAAATATCAGCCAGATAGTTTAATTCCTTATTGATATAATCGCCAGATTTTTCTAAAATATCATTCGCTCTGGTAGTTTCACCTAGTTTATATAGATTTTCAGCCATATAGAATTTCACTACAACGGTACGGATGCCGAAGAATTTATCAGGCATTACCGCGAAATATTTATCTACTACTTTTTTAGCTTCGGCAGTTTTACCTTCTTTAATTAGGCTGTTGGTTAAGCTACTAAAGAGATTCGTGAAAATGAAAGTATCATCTGATGATTGCGGATCTAAATATTTAGCGGTTTTCATATTTCCCCACTTAAATTTAGTCATCACGTTATTATACAAAATCGGGGTATTTAATTGCTCTGGTCTATCCTCAGATGCTGTAGTATCAGCTTTAAGCGGCAATAAACGCATGGCCAAACCTTCGCTGTATAAATACTTGTCTAAGCCGTTATATTGCTCTGAAGGAACAGTAGAAGCGAAATAAATCGGACGTTTCCAGTTGTTATGTGCAAGGATATCGAACATGGCCAAAGTTCCTTTAGTAACATAACCTTTATTAAATTTCCAATCCATGGTGGTGGTAATTTTTGAAGCATCAGCTGCAGGCACTGTTCCTGTGCTGATTACCTGCTGCGGATCTACCGTAATTTTAAGGTTTTTAGTTGGCAGGAAGTTCGATTTTGATCCATCCTGCATCGCTACTTTATCGCTCTCATCGTTTGATAACAATAAATCAACTACATTTTTAAGCTCAACATTACCTGCAATTTTATAATCATCATATGGCATTACATCTCTTTCACCCTGTACATATTGTTCAGGTTTCATGGTAATTGGCAATGGCGCAGATTCATTTTGTTTTTGTCTTAAGCCATTGATGTACCAATCTGTATCAAATAAACTTAAGTTTACAATACGCACATCAGGACGCACATTTTCTACCTCCTGGATATACCAGAGCGGGTAGGTATCATTATCGCCATAAGTAAATAAGATGGCATTTGGTGCGCATGATTGTAAGTAATCCAAGGCAATATCATGAGGAACCATTTTGGTAGAGCGGTCGTGGTCATCCCATCCTTGCTCGGCCATAATTACCGGTGCAGCCAATAATCCAATCACCGTTGCACCAATGGCACCGGTAGTTGGGGTTAGTTTTTTAAACAGCCATTCTTTAATGGCGAGTGCCCCGAGCCCAATCCATATGGCAAAGGCATAAAAAGATCCTACATAAGCATAATCCCTTTCGCGGGGTTCTAATGGTTTTTGATTTAAGTATAATACAATCGCTATACCTGTGAAGAAGAACAGCAAAGCCACAACGCCAGCATCTTTCTGGTTGCGTTTAAAGTGCCAAAGTGCGCCGATTATTCCCATAATCAACGGTAAAAAGAAGAAACGGTTATATGCTTTATTATCAATTGTTGATGGCGGCAAATGACTTTGATCCCCACGTAACCAGCTGTCAAATGGTTTAATACCACTAATCCACTCGCCTTCAAATCCGCTTCCCTGACCTTGCTCATCGTTCTGGCGACCAACAAAATTCCAGAAAAAGTAGCGCATATACATGTAGCCGATCTGGTAGCTGGCCAAAAAGCCAACATTATCAACTAAGTTCGGGTGTTTACTATCATCCAAATGCATCCATTCTTTATAAAAACTGGCATGTTTAGGGTCGTCGCTATACATACGAGGCAATAAAGTGTTGTTGCTATATTCGTAATCGGTTTTTTTACCCGCTACCTCGTATTTTTCTTTTCCTTTTCTCCAGATGGTTTTACCTTCTGTTACACCTGTTCTTTCAGAGTTATAATTAGGACCGTAACCCAATGGCCTATCACCATATTGCTCACGGTTCAGGTAGCTTAAGAAAGAGAAAGCATCTTTAGGTGCACTGTTGTTTAAGTTCGGATCTGCTTTTGCCCTGATGATGATCATCGAGAAAGATGCATAACCGAAAATGATTAAAACGGTAGAGATTAAACCTAAGTTTAATAATCTCTTTTGATGCTTGATCGAATAACGGATCCCCCAAACCAGGGCACCGATTAATAAAATAGCGAAGAATAAAACGCCCGTTCCGAAACCTAGTCCTAATGTGTTAACAAAGAATAAATCGAAATAAGCACCGAATGAAACCAGGTATTGGATAATACCATATTGGATTACCGCTAAAATTAAGATACCAACAATAAGTGTTTTGAAAATACCT
This genomic interval carries:
- a CDS encoding acetyl-CoA carboxylase carboxyltransferase subunit alpha gives rise to the protein MQQIKTSFDFEKPIADLVQQIEKVKQVAEKTKVDMSATLDELDGKLDETTNNLYKNLTGWNKVQMSRHPDRPQTLDYINMICDDFIEMHGDRTVKDDKAIIGGFASINGQTVMVIGHQKGKNTKERQFRNFGMANPEGYRKALRLMRLAEKFNKPVVSFIDTMGAYPGLEAEERGQGEAIARNLLEMSILRVPIICVVVGEGASGGALGIGIGDKVYMLEHTWYSVISPESCSSILWRSWDFKEKAAECLKLTSDDMFGNKLIDGIIPEPLGGAHQDPELMGKTLKDYLIKDLAALGKLKTDKLIEQRIDKFCAMGVVNE
- a CDS encoding transposase; translated protein: MSNQYQARDPEGIYFLTFTIVDWVDIFTRSSYKEIIINSLKYCQSNKGLTLYTYCLMTNHIHLIASASGDVKLFEIIRDFKKFTNRAIIEEITSGNESRKKWLLNKFEFAGKYLTRIENYKVWQDGYHAVELISSDFTFQKLNYIHQNPIRAGIVSEAEHYIYSSASNYHGLGGLIEIELLDID
- a CDS encoding DUF2723 domain-containing protein, giving the protein MNYSKVNNIVGWICFLIATLTYVLTLEPSASFWDCGEFIASAFRMQVVHQPGAPLFLMIQRFFSIFAAGDLTKIAYWMNVGSAVSSGATILFLFWTITALAKKTVLKAGEELTTDKLISIMGAGAVGALAYTFSDSFWFSAVESEVYAQSSLFTAIVFWAILKWEAHADEPRADRWLLFIAYIMGLSIGIHLLNLLTIPALAFIYYFKRTDKATTAGIFKTLIVGILILAVIQYGIIQYLVSFGAYFDLFFVNTLGLGFGTGVLFFAILLIGALVWGIRYSIKHQKRLLNLGLISTVLIIFGYASFSMIIIRAKADPNLNNSAPKDAFSFLSYLNREQYGDRPLGYGPNYNSERTGVTEGKTIWRKGKEKYEVAGKKTDYEYSNNTLLPRMYSDDPKHASFYKEWMHLDDSKHPNLVDNVGFLASYQIGYMYMRYFFWNFVGRQNDEQGQGSGFEGEWISGIKPFDSWLRGDQSHLPPSTIDNKAYNRFFFLPLIMGIIGALWHFKRNQKDAGVVALLFFFTGIAIVLYLNQKPLEPRERDYAYVGSFYAFAIWIGLGALAIKEWLFKKLTPTTGAIGATVIGLLAAPVIMAEQGWDDHDRSTKMVPHDIALDYLQSCAPNAILFTYGDNDTYPLWYIQEVENVRPDVRIVNLSLFDTDWYINGLRQKQNESAPLPITMKPEQYVQGERDVMPYDDYKIAGNVELKNVVDLLLSNDESDKVAMQDGSKSNFLPTKNLKITVDPQQVISTGTVPAADASKITTTMDWKFNKGYVTKGTLAMFDILAHNNWKRPIYFASTVPSEQYNGLDKYLYSEGLAMRLLPLKADTTASEDRPEQLNTPILYNNVMTKFKWGNMKTAKYLDPQSSDDTFIFTNLFSSLTNSLIKEGKTAEAKKVVDKYFAVMPDKFFGIRTVVVKFYMAENLYKLGETTRANDILEKSGDYINKELNYLADISQSKGLTGSQNIQTGLYYLDRMIKTSKAAGQDKLSDKLQKTFNSLESRLSMFFPQQGPQ